The genomic segment GCTTCTGTTTACAGATATGGAAACCTTCTGCTGCCAGTCTATGCCTGATTTCTTCGTTAGATAGTTTGTTATTGGCTTTCCAAAGGAATGCTTTTCTTATTAGTTTTCCTTCTTCATTGATGGTTATAATCTGCTCTTTCTTTGTTGTTTTTTGCTCATATCCTCTTGGAACTTTACCAATCCATTTACCTTTTAGTAATGCTTTTACGCTGTTTTCAACAGTTGTTGCTCTCTTTTCGTCATTTTGAAACCTTGCATTTGCGAGTTCCATGAGTTGCATATACTTTCCGACTGGTGTACGTGGGTCATAATTTGATGTTGCAGATACTACGTATGCTCCTCTAGCTTCTACTTCTTCAATAATGGTTGTGCTTCCCGTTCTACTGAAACGGGAGGTACTGAACACTATTACGGTTTTTACTATCTGATTGCTGCCTTTCTTATTGCTCTGTTTGATGAAGGTTAACATACGGCTAAACTCCTTGCGTTCTTTATCGCTTTTAGCTGATTCGTAGGTTCCTCCAAACTCACCTACAATATTGTATGAGCGTGTGTTTGCATATTCTCTGCATTTATCTATTTGAGCCTCTGGACTTTGATCGTCTACTTGTTCACTGGAACTAACACGAGTATAGATGATGGCATTGCCGCCTACTTGTTCTTTTTGTTGTTTTTTGCCTTTAGCAAACCTTTTAATTCAAAATTTTCCATATTGTGCATCTTTTTTGTTATATGCCTCATAGCTCAAAACTGAAAAAGCATATAGTGGATCAATTAATTCTTTTGCATCCTCTTGGGATATTCCTTTGAAGTTGCGGTTCTCTTTGATGGTATCTAAGTTTAAATACTGTGCATTCATATTGTATTTCTATTACAAAGTTCATTATTAGTAAATTAAAAGGGAAAAGAAAGTGAATGTTAAACTTCCTCAATGCAGACGTAGGCACCAATGTCCTTTCCAAACAGGAGCCAGTTCTCTGCGTGAGCAAGCTGATCCCAGTGTAGGTAATCACTTAAATGGTTGCGGTATTGACGTTCCAATAAATTTCCGTCAACGCCATATAAAAGTATCCAATAATTTGCAACTGATTGGATAATTATCAATATAGTTCTTTTAAAAAAGACGCAAAGTCTTGCGTCAAACGAGTATCCTCAGCCACCATACGACAGTTGCGGGAAATATACTCATTGCTGCTCTTCAAAATCCAATGACGACGGAGGTTCAAAAAGACTTTCTTGCCACGAAGAGGAAAGTCTTGAACAACAACAGGCTCATAAAACCCTTTACTTTCTGTTTCTTGACCAGCATACTTCTCGGGGATCTGATTCTTCTCCTCAAGGTAAATGACAACTTTATTCACGCTTTCCTTTGCATCAACAAGATCAAAGTAATCCAAAGTTCCTTCAGGAAGAAGAAGGTGATAGCCATTTAACTCTATAAGCAATTAATTTGGAGACAAAGATAACTATTTATAAATTTAACCCTCAGGTTTATTCATTGGTCCATGTAAACCGAAAAAATGTATGAATGCTACAGTTAATGCGTGGTGGGTTAAAAAATGTTAAAAAGGCGAGTGGCCGCTAATGATTTGTGTCTGTAAAGGTGGTAAATGGAAGTATATTAGCCTTGGGATTGCCATAAATCCTAAGTTTTGGTACTTTGAGAAGAATAGGCATAAGCATAATTCTTCCAATCGGGAGCAAATATTGAAGGTAATTAATGAGCAAGAGCAAAAGTATTCAGAGCAGATATTACAATTTGCCACAAAGCAAAGAGATAATTCGCTTACAACTTTGGTTAAAACAGTGACTCCCGAACAAAAAGTTGAAACGGTAGATGAATTATTTGATAAGTATATAATTCAATTTAAAAGTGAAGGTCGATTAGGATATCTTTATCTGTACAGTAAGTACGAAATTAGCTATTAAAGTTCAAAGGTCATTTGGATGTACTTTTTTCTGAGATAGATGTAAATTGGTTAAGGGCTTATGAAATGCGGTTGAGAAGTCATCAGTTGGCTAATAATACGTTTAGAAAATATAAGGTGTCTAAATTTTGTAAAAAAAAATGACTAAACGTGTATTACTAAAGAACAAGTGAAGCAGGACATAGAATATAATAGGAGGAGAAAGGTTTTTATAAGAGATTAGTAGTTGGAATGTTTGCTTTCTTCTGATTTAATGGGTGATACTAATTTTGCAGATATGATAAGTTGAAAGATAAGACTATTAGGGGCATGTTCGTAGAATATTAAGGAATTAATAATGTTGTATTGTGGGCTGCGAGTGATAGAGATAATGAACCGTTATTGTTTTGAGCAATGTAGATGCATATTTCCTAATATTGGATAATCATGAGAGAATACCAAGGCTGGTATGAAATAGATATATGATGTGTTAGCCAATGTGAATAGGCATTTAAAGGATATTGGCGCAGAGTTAGAGATTGAATTGAAGATTTTCGATATGCATCATTTTTATGTATAATATAATCAAGGCATCAAAATAAAACACAAAGGATCGTGTGC from the Bacteroides eggerthii genome contains:
- a CDS encoding recombinase family protein; translated protein: MKRFAKGKKQQKEQVGGNAIIYTRVSSSEQVDDQSPEAQIDKCREYANTRSYNIVGEFGGTYESAKSDKERKEFSRMLTFIKQSNKKGSNQIVKTVIVFSTSRFSRTGSTTIIEEVEARGAYVVSATSNYDPRTPVGKYMQLMELANARFQNDEKRATTVENSVKALLKGKWIGKVPRGYEQKTTKKEQIITINEEGKLIRKAFLWKANNKLSNEEIRHRLAAEGFHICKQKLSELFKNTFYCGYMAHKFLQGDNCTRKSSSIDTKRNFLESKWRVIQKP